tcaaaatttttattctttgtacCAGCATGGAATGAGTAAACATCTAAATATTTACCAGCTCTAGAGGTGGAATATGTCTACTCCATCTCACCTAGTCCAGGAGACGCATTTTGTCCATTCACAgctttgcttcagttttctaAGGGCAGATGTGGTCATTCTCCAGCCCCACCAGTGGTGCCTTCTCCCAGGCCTCAGTCTCACTGGGGAACGGCACCCCGACTTGGCCTTAAAgcaccctgcagctcctgccgctgtctctctgcctgctgcagggccaATGGCTCCGTGGACGAGACAGGACCTGTTCGAGCCATTCAGCGGCACGGCCCTGCGCACACGGAGGCCGTCACTTCTGTGGCTGCTCTCAAACCGGACCTGTGTGTGTCAGGAGGAAGGGATAAGGTGAGGTACCACCTGCCACGGGGCACAAAACAGTCACAGGCAGGAAAATGAATTGACACATTAGGAAAATCAGGTTTAAATGAGAGCTTTAAACATTTCTGTCAATGGTAACAACTTTGTCAGTTCCtgaatttagaaagaaagatgaGCTTAGAGTGAGGGCACACACTGAAGCACATTGAACCAAATTCTATAACCTCTCCAGAGCTCAGATCACATCAAATCCTCTTACCCAGGCTTGGAATCACTAGACTGGCCCTTCTCTGATGTTACCTGGCAAGAGATGGCCTCTAAAGACAGTTGTATATGCTGTATGAGCTCAAAACCAGAAGAACCCATTCCCTCTCCAAGCTTGGACTGTGCACAGGTCTTGGTATAACATAACCAAGAACATGCATAACCCTCCTTCACCCGCTGTCCTGTGGCCGCTGCTGAttgcctctccctgctcctccacaGAGTGTGGCTGTTTGCAGCTGGAGATCCGGGGCTGCGCTGCAGCGGTTCATCGGGCACGAGCGGGAGGTCACCAAGGTGAGCAACCGCCGATGGTGTGCAGTGGGGTCTCCTGTACTGTTACCGGTCAGAAACTGGGGAACCAGGAATGATGGAGCCATGGTTTGTCATGCACACAGGGCTCGCTTTGCTCCGTCAGAAAGAGGGACCAGGGTTTCAGAATGCGCTAGGTTTTTCCCAAGGTCCCCACTTTGCTGTCCAGGGAAGCAGCACGGGGTGGTTGCATCCAGACTAAACAGGGCTCCAGGAGGCTTGGATGTGTGCCTGACTTCTCCTCCAAGAGGCTGTGTATTAAAAAGTCAGGATGAATTACTAGGTCAAGTTTTTGATTCAGAGATGCTATTCACTTTTCTTTAGGCCTCATTCTGCTGGATTTGTCGTTATTCTACAAATCAGCCGTGCCTGGGAACAGCAGGGCTTTAATTGTCCTTCTGGCATCTTGATTACAAAGCTGAATGTGCCACTTGGAAAGCAAACATGCAGGGGTCTATAAATCTGTGCACAGCGTGGTCGGTGCACCTCCGGCTGGGGACCCAGTGGGTCCCTGTGCTGTGGGTATCGGAGGGACGAAGTGGGCTTTGTTCATCTCAATGCTCAAAGCATCCATGCAGTGGGTTTTTAAGGAGGTTTTTCCCATAAAATTAATGGTTTCTGAAAACAAGATCCGAGAACACCCATCCACCATCCAGCTCTGTGGTTCTGAGAGGACGTGGGTCCCGCTAGCAGGTTGTACAACCTAGCTGCCCGACATTCCCTGCCACGACACACACGGCCACAGTACGGGCTGCAGCAATCACACTCAGGCTGAGCAGTTTCCTGCGGCCCCACTGCATCAGGGTTTGCCTGTGGCAGGGATCCGGCAGAGCAGAAACAAGCAGGAGTCTCGGCATGAGCACTGGGCGATCCGGCACGTGCACATCCAGCATGCACAAAACAGAGTTTGAAGGTCAGGCTCTCCCCAGTCACGTTTCTGCACGTCTTGGGCTTTGACACGACAGCAGGAGTGTTGTGCTCTCCCCACGCACAGGTAGGCTGGATGGGGAGCCTCAACCGGCTTCTCTCATCTTGTCCTTGGCAGGTCACCTCTGCCCTTGACTCAAACAGAGTCTTCAGCGCATCCCGGGACAAGACAGTGATGATGTGGGAGCTTCACGGGACTTCGGGACCAAGCCAGCGCTTCCCAGGACATGACCTGGTTGTTACTGGACTGGCTGTGAGCCCGGGTGAGGGACAACACGCTCCCATTCCCCAGGGATTCCTTGACTTTTCTtgaccatttttttctgttaacttGTGGTTGCAGATGCCTCCCAGCTGTGCACGGGTTCACGAGACAACACCGTGTGCAAGTGGGACACAGAGACGGGAGAGTGTCTGGGCAGAGCCACTATCTCCAGGAACCTGGTAGGAGCCGCTAGTTCCTTGCATCCTATCATGGCACCTCACTGCCTACTCAATTATTTCACACATGAAACCATGTAGTGTGATTTTTCTCTGAGCTTGATGCTACAAGAAGCCTTTGAGGCACCACACAGGTTGTATGTGCACCTGGTTACTCTGTTCTCCGGGTAACAGCAAATCCAGGAGCACAAAGATACCAAGAGACATACAGCACTTTATTAATGCTCTAACTCAGAGCTGTTAGGAAGCACATTGTGCAGTGGGAGCTGCATTCCCTTTGGTACCACCCCAGCAGTGGAGCTGGTGTGGGCATGGTCTTCTGGTGCTCGTGGTACCCCTATTCCCATGTCTCTGTGTCCTGTTGAGCTGCTGGCACCTCCCTACCTGCAGGTCACCCCCAGTAACCCCGACGGGATTGAACCTGGTAGGGGAGCTGCTTTGgtgggaagcagaaaaaaactcaTCCAACATTTCTTACTCACAACCTAGCACGAGGAGGGAGAGGATGGGAGCTTGGTGGCTGTATATCTATGGGCAGCCACCAGCCTGGGCTGCATGCAGAGGTGGGCTTCTGCTCatcctttcctctctgcaggTCACACACCTGTGCTGGGTCCCTGGGGAGCCTTACGTCATCCAGGCCTCAGAGGATAAAACAATCAGGTAAATTCTATGTGTGGCCACAGAGAAGGGATTTACAGCCTGGGGCACATGGAGATTATGGAAGATGCCAGTGCACAAGGGGCTGTTTCTCTGGCTGTTTGTCATGACCACCTGGTCTTCCATACCCTGCTGGGGTGGATAGAAGCCACCTTCCAGCTCACCTGGTCTTGGAGCGTGGTCTCTTGCCAGGGGAGGACAGTATGGGGACACCCGTGGCTGTAAGCAGCACTGGGTGGCGACTGTGGGTAAAAAGGAgaatttataaaaaagaaagctcagcacagctgctctggctaAAGATTGATCCAGGACAGATAAATGCAAGGATGCAGTGAGAGCTTTGGGAGCTCGGCTtgctgggaggaaggagggggactGTCCCATGAGGGATGGCAGCGAGGGCACAGCGTGAGGGCGCAGCGAGGGTGTGCGGGAGGGTGTGGAGGGAAACCCATCGTGGCACTGATGCATCAGAgtcccccttccccactcctGTTCCTTCCAGGATCTGGGACAGCCGGGAGCTGCAGGTGGCACACACGTTTCCAGCCAAGCGGCACATTCAGACGTGCTGTGACGTGAGCCTGGACGGGCGGTACTGCCTCAGCAGTAGCAGTGGCTCCGCTGGGGAGGGCGGCGAGGCTACCGTGAGTTTGCTGGGCAGCGAGTCCtgctttttctggctttttttgttgttgtttcgTTTTGTTTTCTCCAATGTCCACGGCATACAGTGGAGGGCAGCAGATTAGCGCTCCAAGGATCTGCGTGCTCCCGCTGCATTGGCCTTATGCTGGTGTCACCAGCCAGAGCCAGAGCTTGGTGTCTTCCTGTCAGTCCCTTTGGTAACTCTTCTGCTCAGAGAATATCTGAGCAGATATTCTTCATGAATAAAGCACTGGGCTTTTGTTTCAGTAATGGCATCGAGGAGCACAAGGTTCTTGCAGAAAGCCTGTAAGGGACACCTCAAATCCCCAAACCAGGGATTCAGTCCTGCAGGTTCTCAGCCCTGTGTGTGAGCATCAAGAGGATGAGATCAACCCATCCCAGGGAGAGCAGGACTGAGGACGGGAGCAGGCTGGAGATGTGGTTATCTGCCCACACAGTCTTAGCCCATCAGCTCTAATGGGTGTGGGCACATCCTCAAATAGTCACCAGTGGTGAAAATCCTTTGGGGTTTGAAGTTCTCCAGGACTCTGAGCATGGGCGGAGGACAAGGGCAGCAGACATTGTACTCTGAGGATTGGCAAGGAGCTTTTTATCCAAAACCACCTTCCTTTCTTTGTAAAACAGCTCCATGCTGGCAAGTGACAGTAACAGAGCCTAAACTCTAAAGGCTACCTGTTGCCTTGCAGCTGTGGGACCTACGGCAGACGAGGAACCGAGTGCGTGAGTACAAGGGGCATTTCCAGACCACAACGTCGTGCGTCTTCCTTCCACGGGGCCCAGCTCTCGCCCCCAGCATCGCCACGTCCTCGTACGACAGCAGAGTGAAGGTCTGGGACCAAGACACTGGAGGTAGGGGAGGGCCCTGCCTTCTCAGTGTGCCTTACCCTAGGAtaaaaaaacttcttttgctCCTGTCTCCTGGTGGTAATGGGCACGATGAAGCCTGAAATCTCTGGGTTTTACTCTAatccagctgcagggcagggtggAGATATGGCCCAGAGCAGACCAGGAACTTCTGCTTcccctccagggaaggagggtgTTTGGGTGCATAACATTGGAGGTGATGGGTGTCCATCATAACCTAAAAGGAAGTAATGACAAGGTGGCTTTAAAAGATGTGTCCAAGTTCAGCAGTGAAAGAATAAATGataaaaagaacagaggaaCTCCAGGACTTCCAGCAGATGCagccaagtgccgggtcctgcccttgggtcacaccaaccccaggcagcgctgcaggcctggggcagaggggctgggaagtgcccggcggagaaggccctgggggggctggctgacagccggctgggcatgagccagcagtgcccgggtggccaaggaggccaccagcccccgggcttgtgtcagcactggtgtggccagcaggagctgggcagggatggggcccctgtgctcggcactggggaggccccacctcgaatgctgggctcaggtttgggcccctcgggacaagaagggccttgaggggctggagcgtgtcccgagaagggcagcggggctggggcagggtctggagcacaagtgtgctggggggcggctgagggagctgggggggtttagcctggagaagagggggctgaggggagaccttaccaccctctgcaactacctgagaggGTGTTATAGTGAGGTGAGTGTTGTCTCTTCTCCTAAGTTActagtgacaggacgagaggaaacggcctcaggctgcatcaggggaggtttagactggatattaggaaaaatgtctttactgcaagaacagtcaggccctggcacaggctgcccagagaggtgggggagtcatcatccctgggggtgttcaaaaactgtgtagacgtggcacttggggacatggtttaggaggcctgggggtgttgggttgacggttggacctgatgatcttagaggtcttttccaaccttaatgattctgtgattctatggaaGTTGTACAGAATAGAAGTGCAGAATAGAGGGCTGGTCAGCAGCTGCCCTCACTTTGATCATCCTCTTGAAGCAGAATCGCGGGCATTTCGGGGTTAACCCTGCTTGCTGGAGTACTTGGTGAGGGCTGAGTCCTCCCCCCACTGGACACAAAGCCTGTT
The Phalacrocorax aristotelis chromosome 17, bGulAri2.1, whole genome shotgun sequence genome window above contains:
- the WDR31 gene encoding WD repeat-containing protein 31, producing the protein MGKLQSKTSFHTSKYRANGSVDETGPVRAIQRHGPAHTEAVTSVAALKPDLCVSGGRDKSVAVCSWRSGAALQRFIGHEREVTKVTSALDSNRVFSASRDKTVMMWELHGTSGPSQRFPGHDLVVTGLAVSPDASQLCTGSRDNTVCKWDTETGECLGRATISRNLVTHLCWVPGEPYVIQASEDKTIRIWDSRELQVAHTFPAKRHIQTCCDVSLDGRYCLSSSSGSAGEGGEATLWDLRQTRNRVREYKGHFQTTTSCVFLPRGPALAPSIATSSYDSRVKVWDQDTGACLATLCLEGSGPLASLAVCNSSTLLCASLNSGIHVLRLSDHADLVLEEVAVF